In a single window of the Methanobacterium formicicum DSM 3637 genome:
- a CDS encoding flavodoxin domain-containing protein, whose translation MIKTLILYESRYGSTWEAANIISLILGPSRRYPLSQFGEGCRDFDFIVIGSPIYNGKVHPKLQTFLDNEREWLDEKNIALFCTCLNGSEGLRVLREVEDNLGGKVLELGVLGGRLEMDRLNDRDYQALKEYISREGLPSQGMDLFNSREVVDLALRLTDIRDGLLDELPVVELKKEVEDFLKQHNTCTLATSSQDSVRATPMEYDYDQGHLYILSEGGMKFAHLLSNSNVSVAVYEDYTDMDNLVGMQITGDAIIVEDPVEYQQVMDMKGLSMDYIRTLPFDLKLIRVDLEKVEFLNSQFEKKGYSERQVLKF comes from the coding sequence TTGATTAAAACTCTCATTTTATATGAAAGCCGGTATGGATCTACATGGGAAGCAGCCAATATAATTTCACTTATTCTTGGTCCATCCCGCCGTTATCCGCTCTCCCAGTTTGGTGAAGGATGTCGTGACTTTGATTTTATAGTGATAGGTAGCCCTATCTATAATGGGAAAGTTCACCCCAAACTACAGACTTTTCTGGATAATGAGCGAGAATGGCTTGATGAAAAGAACATAGCTCTATTTTGTACCTGTCTTAATGGTTCTGAAGGTTTGCGTGTTCTCAGGGAAGTTGAGGATAATCTGGGGGGTAAAGTTCTGGAACTGGGTGTTCTGGGGGGTCGCCTGGAAATGGATCGTTTAAATGACCGGGATTACCAGGCACTCAAGGAATATATTTCCCGGGAAGGACTGCCTTCTCAGGGAATGGACTTATTCAATAGTAGGGAAGTTGTGGACCTGGCTTTACGACTTACTGATATCAGAGATGGGCTGTTAGATGAACTTCCAGTAGTGGAACTTAAGAAAGAGGTTGAAGACTTTTTAAAGCAACACAATACCTGTACCCTGGCCACCAGCTCCCAGGATAGTGTACGTGCCACTCCAATGGAGTATGACTATGATCAGGGACATCTTTACATTCTCAGTGAGGGTGGAATGAAATTTGCCCACTTACTTTCCAATTCCAATGTTTCAGTGGCAGTTTATGAAGATTACACTGATATGGATAATCTGGTGGGAATGCAGATAACCGGAGATGCCATTATAGTGGAAGACCCGGTAGAATATCAACAGGTCATGGACATGAAGGGTCTTAGCATGGATTACATCCGAACATTACCATTTGATCTCAAACTCATCAGGGTGGATCTGGAGAAGGTTGAATTTTTAAACTCACAGTTTGAAAAAAAGGGATACTCAGAAAGACAGGTTTTGAAGTTTTAA
- a CDS encoding ribonuclease H-like domain-containing protein, translating into MVYESENNPEKLKQKLLETYQDKSLEDLEYGEEIDTKCGSCYRFTTHEKLEIKTLDEKRVNECLLSDLKLIKGIGASTERKLKSSGFTSLDDLTEHPVYKDRACEFLEKMETDDVCAISEWISTKYSPSHPLNLLLSSLSGAENMLFMDIETLGLKDVPLILIGVAEGNQDGLTINQYLLRNLKEEKAAIEGFLSHQDSDNVYVTFNGRSFDVPFIKSRMRFHHMKTGINTQHLDLLHFSRRQWNDQLPNCRLQTLEEHFFGVKRCDDVPSSKVPDFYLTYRETGNIGPLVPIIEHNREDVVTLARILSLLHQTGDF; encoded by the coding sequence ATGGTTTATGAATCTGAAAATAACCCTGAAAAACTTAAACAAAAACTCCTGGAAACTTATCAGGACAAATCACTGGAAGACCTGGAGTACGGGGAAGAGATAGATACAAAGTGCGGTTCATGTTACCGTTTCACCACTCATGAGAAGTTAGAAATCAAAACTTTAGATGAAAAACGAGTTAATGAATGTTTACTCAGTGATCTGAAGTTGATTAAAGGAATTGGTGCATCAACAGAAAGAAAACTTAAAAGTAGTGGATTCACCTCCCTGGATGATTTAACCGAACATCCAGTTTACAAGGACCGTGCCTGTGAATTTTTAGAGAAAATGGAAACAGATGATGTTTGTGCCATCTCAGAATGGATATCAACCAAGTACTCACCTTCTCATCCACTTAACCTCCTCCTGTCCTCCCTTTCCGGTGCTGAAAACATGCTTTTCATGGATATTGAAACACTCGGACTTAAAGATGTGCCACTCATCCTGATTGGTGTTGCCGAAGGAAACCAGGATGGTTTAACCATTAACCAGTATTTATTAAGGAATTTGAAGGAAGAAAAGGCAGCAATTGAAGGTTTTCTATCCCATCAGGACAGTGATAATGTTTATGTTACCTTCAACGGCCGTAGTTTTGATGTTCCATTCATTAAAAGTAGGATGCGTTTTCATCACATGAAAACGGGTATCAACACCCAGCACCTGGATCTTCTCCACTTCTCCCGGCGCCAGTGGAATGATCAGCTCCCTAACTGCAGGTTGCAGACCCTGGAAGAACACTTTTTTGGTGTTAAAAGATGTGATGATGTTCCCAGTAGCAAAGTTCCTGATTTTTACCTGACTTACCGTGAAACAGGCAATATTGGCCCATTAGTACCTATTATTGAACACAATCGGGAGGATGTGGTTACCCTGGCCAGGATACTGTCATTACTTCACCAGACCGGGGATTTTTAA
- the polX gene encoding DNA polymerase/3'-5' exonuclease PolX — protein MQNHKVASILQQVADYLELDGVDFRTKAYRRAAHTIETLSVDVADMQKQGKLEELPGIGKHIHEKIEEILETGNLEYLENLKSEFPLDMDALMQVEGLGPKKIKLLYQELGIKNLDDLEKEAKRHHIRRLKGMGTKTEAEILQNIEFARKSIGRQLLGDVLPLAIEIKQRISTLDTVDQVQIAGSIRRRKETVGDIDILTVTQHPDEVMDYFTQMDLVGEVIVKGHAKSTVRLYNGMDADIRVFKESDFGSAMVYFTGSRELNIVLRKIALSKSMKLNEYGVFQEDVRLAGQTESEVFRALGLDYIPPELRENTGEIEAAQRGKLPELVDYNDIKGDLHIHTNWSDGKSSIWEMATKASGMGYEYLAVTDHTRLPVARGLDEERLTQQMNEIDQINEEMETITILKGAEVNLDSYGNLDISSDILRELDLVIAAVHYDLRQDPEKINERISRGLENEHVDILAHPTGRKLKERQPYKLDIENLFQKASESGTILEVNSQPKRLDLKDIHVKMATEYGCQLVVNTDSHHTSDLSYMELGVSTARRGWAEKKDIINTLPIKKLLKVIS, from the coding sequence ATGCAGAATCATAAAGTTGCCTCCATACTTCAGCAGGTGGCAGATTACCTGGAACTGGATGGTGTTGATTTCCGTACCAAGGCTTACCGTAGGGCAGCCCATACCATAGAAACTCTCAGTGTGGACGTAGCGGACATGCAAAAACAGGGAAAACTGGAGGAGTTACCAGGGATAGGTAAACATATACATGAGAAGATCGAGGAGATACTGGAGACTGGAAACCTGGAATACTTGGAAAATTTAAAAAGTGAGTTTCCACTGGACATGGATGCACTGATGCAGGTGGAAGGACTGGGTCCCAAGAAGATAAAATTATTATACCAGGAACTGGGGATTAAAAACTTGGATGACCTTGAAAAGGAGGCTAAACGTCACCATATTCGCAGGTTAAAGGGGATGGGAACTAAAACCGAGGCTGAGATTCTTCAAAACATTGAATTTGCCAGGAAAAGTATTGGGAGGCAGTTACTGGGTGATGTCCTGCCCCTGGCAATTGAAATCAAACAGAGGATAAGTACCCTGGATACGGTGGACCAGGTCCAAATCGCAGGTTCAATCCGCCGCAGGAAGGAAACAGTGGGAGATATTGACATACTCACTGTAACCCAACATCCAGATGAAGTAATGGACTACTTCACACAGATGGACCTGGTAGGTGAAGTGATAGTTAAGGGGCATGCCAAGTCAACAGTACGACTCTACAATGGTATGGATGCAGATATCCGTGTCTTTAAAGAGTCAGATTTCGGTTCAGCAATGGTCTACTTCACGGGTTCACGTGAGTTAAACATCGTCTTAAGGAAAATTGCCCTATCCAAGAGTATGAAACTCAACGAGTACGGGGTGTTCCAGGAAGATGTGCGCCTGGCGGGTCAAACTGAAAGTGAAGTTTTCAGGGCACTGGGACTGGATTACATTCCACCAGAACTTAGGGAGAACACTGGCGAGATAGAAGCAGCCCAGCGAGGAAAACTTCCTGAACTGGTTGATTACAATGATATAAAGGGTGACCTCCACATACACACCAACTGGAGTGATGGTAAATCCAGTATCTGGGAAATGGCCACTAAAGCATCTGGTATGGGCTATGAATACCTGGCTGTCACCGACCACACCCGCCTTCCAGTGGCCCGGGGCCTGGATGAGGAACGATTAACCCAGCAGATGAATGAAATCGACCAGATCAATGAAGAAATGGAAACTATAACCATATTGAAGGGTGCAGAGGTTAATTTAGATTCCTATGGTAACTTGGATATCTCTAGTGATATTCTGAGGGAACTGGACCTGGTGATAGCTGCAGTGCACTATGACCTCCGGCAGGATCCAGAAAAAATAAACGAAAGAATTTCCAGGGGACTTGAAAATGAACATGTGGACATATTAGCCCATCCTACCGGCCGGAAACTAAAAGAAAGGCAGCCCTATAAGTTAGATATCGAAAATTTGTTCCAGAAGGCCAGTGAAAGTGGAACCATCCTGGAAGTGAACTCCCAACCCAAACGATTGGATTTAAAGGATATTCATGTTAAAATGGCCACAGAATATGGCTGTCAGTTGGTGGTGAACACAGATAGTCATCACACATCTGATTTAAGTTACATGGAACTGGGTGTATCCACTGCCCGCAGGGGATGGGCCGAAAAGAAAGATATAATAAACACTCTTCCCATTAAAAAGCTTTTGAAGGTTATAAGTTAA
- the msrA gene encoding peptide-methionine (S)-S-oxide reductase MsrA yields the protein MGENNLKKATFGAGCFWGVEDAFRKLDGVVDTAAGYAGGDFDNPSYQDVCSGGTGHAEVVEVTYDPEVVSYTDLLDLFWSIHNPTTLNRQGPDIGAQYRSVIFYHDSEQEKLARVSKEKLDASGRYQGKIVTEIKPAPTFWRAEEYHQRYIEKTGRKSCHF from the coding sequence ATGGGTGAAAATAACCTTAAAAAGGCGACTTTTGGGGCTGGTTGTTTCTGGGGAGTGGAAGATGCTTTCAGGAAACTGGACGGGGTAGTGGATACTGCAGCAGGTTATGCTGGAGGGGATTTTGATAACCCTTCATATCAAGATGTTTGTTCAGGAGGTACCGGTCATGCTGAGGTGGTTGAAGTTACCTATGACCCTGAAGTTGTTTCCTACACCGATTTACTGGATCTTTTCTGGAGCATTCATAACCCCACCACCTTAAACCGGCAGGGACCAGATATTGGAGCTCAATACAGGTCAGTTATATTTTACCATGACTCCGAGCAGGAGAAACTGGCCCGTGTAAGTAAAGAAAAATTGGATGCATCTGGAAGGTACCAGGGAAAGATTGTTACCGAGATCAAACCAGCACCCACGTTCTGGAGGGCAGAAGAGTACCATCAAAGGTATATAGAAAAAACTGGCCGTAAAAGTTGTCATTTTTAG
- a CDS encoding PaaI family thioesterase → MEKILKFFENDRFADLSNIEVVSISPGKATTTMEIEDMHLNSVGTVHGGALFTLADFTFALAANSHGTVTVAINANISYFKAVSKGVLRAEARELSSGGRIASYTVDIHDEAGDLVAVFQGMAYRKKELISDLMDVP, encoded by the coding sequence ATGGAAAAAATTCTAAAGTTCTTTGAAAACGATCGTTTTGCCGATCTAAGTAACATTGAAGTGGTGAGTATTTCCCCGGGAAAAGCCACCACCACCATGGAAATTGAGGATATGCACCTTAATAGTGTGGGAACGGTTCATGGAGGAGCACTGTTTACCCTTGCCGATTTTACCTTTGCCCTGGCAGCCAATTCCCATGGAACAGTTACTGTAGCCATAAACGCTAACATATCCTATTTCAAAGCAGTCAGTAAGGGAGTGTTACGCGCAGAAGCCCGTGAACTGTCCAGTGGAGGTCGAATTGCCAGTTACACCGTGGATATACATGATGAAGCCGGTGACCTGGTGGCAGTCTTTCAGGGCATGGCTTACCGTAAGAAAGAGTTGATCAGTGATTTGATGGATGTTCCGTGA
- a CDS encoding ferritin-like domain-containing protein: MNKDEIIAMLNDDFVRELEATMVYVQNSFLMEECDPSRVTEAISVDEMRHMWWLADLITKRGGKPTMEHKELNFGGDNLEEMLKRQIQLESEGIDIYTHQIEVIDDEEVVGVLKHIRDEERRHRKEFRERLDNLKD, translated from the coding sequence TTGAATAAAGATGAGATAATTGCCATGTTGAATGATGATTTCGTGAGAGAACTGGAAGCAACCATGGTTTACGTGCAAAATTCCTTTTTAATGGAAGAATGTGATCCCAGTCGTGTGACTGAAGCTATATCTGTGGATGAAATGCGTCATATGTGGTGGTTGGCAGATCTTATAACTAAAAGAGGGGGTAAACCAACCATGGAACACAAGGAACTCAATTTTGGCGGAGACAACCTTGAAGAAATGCTTAAACGTCAGATCCAACTCGAATCAGAGGGTATTGATATTTACACCCATCAAATTGAAGTCATTGATGATGAGGAAGTGGTGGGCGTCCTGAAACACATAAGAGATGAGGAAAGACGCCATCGTAAGGAATTCCGTGAAAGATTGGATAATTTAAAGGATTAA
- a CDS encoding 5-formyltetrahydrofolate cyclo-ligase, with amino-acid sequence MQVEDKQKLRTMIWRVLEDNNLLRTSKSCFGRIPDFKGAHGAAMRLRKTVEWQDAETVFSSPDSALKDVRKNALLDGKVLVMATPKLENGYLLLDPAEASGNEKSASTIDGAYNLGKRIVKFPSIDLVVEGSLGVDLEGNRLGKGRGFADQEISSLLRAGVIDRETPICSPIHPLQMVDHVPTVEHDEQINMVVTPEMVIKLDRITLKRFLEKN; translated from the coding sequence ATGCAAGTTGAAGATAAGCAAAAACTTAGAACAATGATATGGAGAGTTCTGGAGGATAATAATCTTTTAAGAACCTCAAAGTCCTGCTTCGGAAGAATTCCAGACTTCAAAGGGGCACATGGTGCTGCCATGAGGTTGAGGAAAACAGTGGAGTGGCAGGATGCAGAAACAGTCTTTTCCAGTCCAGATTCAGCCTTGAAGGATGTACGTAAAAATGCGCTTCTGGATGGTAAGGTTCTGGTGATGGCCACCCCCAAACTAGAAAATGGGTATCTTCTCCTGGATCCAGCAGAAGCCAGTGGCAATGAAAAAAGTGCATCCACCATTGACGGGGCTTACAATCTGGGGAAAAGGATTGTGAAATTCCCCAGTATTGATCTGGTGGTAGAGGGTTCCCTGGGAGTTGATCTGGAGGGTAACCGTCTTGGAAAAGGAAGAGGTTTTGCTGATCAGGAAATATCATCCTTACTACGAGCAGGAGTTATTGATAGGGAAACACCCATCTGCAGCCCGATACATCCACTGCAGATGGTGGATCATGTTCCCACTGTAGAACATGATGAACAGATTAACATGGTGGTAACCCCTGAAATGGTTATCAAACTGGATAGAATTACGTTAAAAAGATTTTTAGAAAAAAATTAA
- a CDS encoding hydroxymethylglutaryl-CoA synthase, which yields MAGIVGYGVYIPSYRIKVEEIAKVWGDNAQAVSRGLVVNEKSVPASDEDTATISVEAARNALKRACIDPQKIGAVYVGSESHPYAVKPTATIVAEAVEASPDLTAADMEFACKAGTAGMQVCMGLVDSDAVKYGLAIGADTAQGAPSDALEYTASAGGAAYIIGSKDTVADFEGTYSFTTDTPDFYRREGQPYPRHGGRFTGEPAYFKHVLSGAKGMMDKMGTEASDYDHAVFHQPNGKFYIRAAKKLGFTEEQYKTGLLTPMIGNTYSGATPLGLAAILDIAQPGERIFAVSYGSGAGSDAFSITVNDKIEEKRELAPKVQDMIQNKEYVNYAIYAKFKGKMRMAGLTPR from the coding sequence ATGGCAGGAATAGTAGGATATGGAGTTTACATACCTTCATACCGTATAAAGGTTGAAGAGATTGCAAAGGTCTGGGGAGACAATGCCCAGGCAGTTTCCAGAGGATTGGTAGTTAATGAGAAATCAGTACCAGCCTCAGACGAAGACACCGCCACCATATCAGTGGAGGCAGCTCGTAATGCACTTAAAAGAGCATGTATTGATCCTCAAAAGATTGGGGCAGTATACGTTGGTTCAGAGTCACATCCTTACGCAGTTAAACCCACTGCAACCATAGTGGCAGAGGCTGTGGAAGCTAGCCCTGATCTCACGGCAGCAGACATGGAATTTGCATGTAAGGCCGGAACAGCTGGTATGCAGGTTTGTATGGGACTGGTTGATTCTGATGCAGTGAAATATGGTCTTGCTATTGGTGCAGACACTGCTCAAGGAGCTCCCAGCGATGCACTGGAGTACACTGCATCTGCAGGAGGAGCAGCGTACATTATTGGATCCAAGGATACTGTAGCTGACTTTGAAGGTACTTACAGTTTCACCACCGACACCCCTGACTTCTACCGAAGGGAAGGACAACCCTATCCCCGCCACGGAGGGCGTTTCACTGGTGAACCAGCATACTTCAAACACGTGCTCTCTGGAGCCAAGGGAATGATGGATAAGATGGGCACAGAAGCCTCTGATTATGATCATGCAGTTTTCCATCAGCCCAATGGTAAATTTTACATAAGAGCTGCTAAAAAACTGGGATTCACAGAAGAACAGTACAAAACAGGGCTCTTAACACCAATGATTGGTAACACCTACTCTGGGGCAACACCCCTAGGACTGGCAGCCATTTTAGATATTGCCCAACCGGGTGAACGTATTTTTGCTGTTTCTTACGGTTCCGGTGCAGGTAGTGATGCCTTCAGCATCACCGTTAATGATAAAATAGAAGAAAAACGTGAACTGGCTCCTAAGGTTCAGGATATGATCCAGAACAAAGAATACGTGAACTACGCCATATACGCCAAGTTCAAAGGAAAAATGAGGATGGCAGGTCTAACTCCACGTTAA
- a CDS encoding thiolase domain-containing protein has translation MRDVAIIGVSQTKFGELWDISFRDLITEAGIKAAADADIEGADLEAMYVGNMTAGLFIQQEHIASLIADHSGLTPIPCTRVEAACASGGLALRSGIMAVASGYHDVVLSAGVEKMTDVVDPTPAIATASDQEWEAQQGVTFPSLYAMMARRHMYEYGTTREQLAMFSVNNHKNGALNPLAQYPFEIGVDQVLNSTMVADPLRLLDCSPVTDGAAAVILCPAEDARKYTDTPVYVKASAQASGTIALHDRRDITTIDSTVHASRTAYDMAGLGPKDIGAVEVHDCFSINGILAIEDLGFVEKGQGGTAVEEGLISIDGEIPVNPSGGLKARGHPLGATGIAQAAEMVWQLRGDAGKRQVEGIEIGMTHNIGGTGGTAAVHIFGR, from the coding sequence TTGAGAGATGTTGCAATTATTGGAGTTTCACAAACCAAATTTGGTGAACTGTGGGACATATCCTTTAGGGATCTGATTACTGAAGCTGGAATTAAGGCTGCTGCCGATGCAGATATTGAAGGAGCAGACTTAGAAGCCATGTACGTTGGAAACATGACTGCAGGTCTGTTCATACAACAGGAGCACATAGCCTCACTCATTGCCGACCATTCAGGTCTAACACCTATACCCTGTACCAGGGTGGAAGCAGCCTGTGCATCAGGTGGTTTAGCCCTTAGAAGTGGAATTATGGCGGTGGCCTCTGGTTATCATGATGTGGTGCTCTCTGCGGGAGTGGAGAAAATGACCGATGTGGTGGATCCTACCCCTGCCATTGCCACTGCCTCTGACCAGGAATGGGAAGCCCAGCAGGGAGTTACCTTCCCCTCACTCTACGCCATGATGGCCCGCAGGCACATGTATGAATACGGAACCACCAGGGAACAGCTGGCCATGTTCAGTGTTAACAACCACAAGAATGGTGCCCTGAACCCACTGGCCCAGTACCCCTTCGAAATTGGTGTGGATCAGGTTTTAAACTCAACTATGGTGGCTGACCCCCTCAGATTACTGGATTGTTCCCCGGTGACTGATGGTGCAGCTGCAGTTATACTCTGCCCAGCTGAGGATGCCCGTAAATACACCGACACACCGGTGTATGTTAAGGCCTCAGCCCAGGCATCAGGTACCATTGCCCTTCATGACCGGAGGGATATTACCACCATTGACTCCACAGTACATGCATCCAGGACTGCGTATGATATGGCAGGTCTGGGACCTAAGGACATAGGTGCAGTGGAAGTACACGATTGCTTCAGCATCAATGGTATATTAGCCATTGAGGATCTGGGATTTGTGGAAAAAGGACAGGGTGGTACTGCTGTAGAGGAAGGTTTAATTAGTATTGATGGTGAAATACCAGTGAACCCCTCTGGAGGACTTAAAGCACGTGGACACCCACTAGGAGCCACTGGAATCGCTCAGGCTGCTGAAATGGTCTGGCAACTCAGGGGAGATGCCGGTAAAAGGCAGGTTGAGGGTATTGAAATCGGTATGACCCACAACATTGGTGGTACCGGTGGTACTGCTGCCGTGCATATCTTTGGGCGTTAA
- a CDS encoding rhodanese-like domain-containing protein — MFGRKPSSNSATDLDPNSAFEMILKNKQNPEFILLDVRTLGEYNQSHIEDSIQIDYQSRDFEKKVQELDKSKTYLVYCRSGMRSGASVDIMSKLGFKNLYNMAGGIMGWENCGLSVE, encoded by the coding sequence ATGTTTGGACGAAAACCATCATCAAATTCTGCAACTGATCTGGATCCAAATTCAGCTTTTGAAATGATTTTAAAAAATAAACAGAACCCGGAGTTTATTTTACTGGATGTTAGAACCCTCGGGGAATACAATCAATCCCATATTGAGGATTCTATCCAGATAGACTACCAATCCCGTGATTTTGAGAAAAAAGTACAGGAATTGGATAAAAGTAAAACATATCTGGTTTACTGTAGATCTGGAATGAGAAGTGGAGCCAGTGTAGATATAATGAGTAAGCTTGGTTTTAAAAATTTGTACAACATGGCTGGTGGAATAATGGGATGGGAAAATTGTGGATTGTCCGTAGAATGA
- the thsA gene encoding thermosome subunit alpha — MPEGSSRVLGRDAQRMNILAGKVLAETVRTTLGPKGMDKMLVDGLGDIVVTNDGVTILKEMDIEHPAAKMLVEVAKTQEDEVGDGTTTAVIIAGELLKKAESLLDMDIHPTIIAMGYRQAAEKSQEILNVIAIDAEDRETLLKVAMTAMTGKGTEKAREPLAELVVGAVKQVEDDGEIDQDHIKIEKKDGATIDDSQLVNGVIIDKEPVHPGMPKKVEDARIALLNSAIEVKETEVDAEIRITDPAQMQAFIEQEEQMIKDMVNKIADAGATVLFCQKGIDDLAQHYLAKAGIMAVRRVKKSDMEKLARATGATVVSNIEDLDFEDLGLAGSVAEKKISGEAMIFVEDCKDPKSVTLLIRGSTQHVVDEIERAIEDAIGVVAATIEDGKVVSGGGAAEISIAKGLKEYADTISGREQLAVTAFAEALEVVPKTLAENAGLDSIDALVDLRAAHEKSLYMGLNVFTGDVTDMYRAGVIEPHRVKKQAIQSAAEAAEMILRIDDVIASTGAGKEPDMGGMEGMGGMPGGMPPMM; from the coding sequence ATGCCTGAGGGCTCTTCAAGAGTTTTAGGAAGAGATGCTCAGAGAATGAACATATTAGCAGGAAAAGTCTTAGCAGAAACCGTTAGGACCACTTTAGGTCCAAAGGGAATGGACAAAATGCTCGTAGATGGATTAGGTGACATCGTTGTAACCAACGACGGAGTAACCATCCTCAAAGAAATGGACATTGAGCACCCTGCTGCTAAAATGCTGGTAGAAGTAGCCAAAACCCAGGAAGATGAAGTGGGAGACGGAACCACCACCGCAGTTATAATCGCAGGAGAACTACTCAAGAAGGCAGAAAGCCTCCTGGACATGGACATTCACCCTACCATAATAGCTATGGGATACAGGCAAGCAGCTGAAAAATCTCAGGAAATCCTGAACGTCATAGCCATCGACGCAGAAGACCGTGAAACCCTCCTGAAAGTGGCAATGACCGCCATGACTGGAAAGGGAACTGAAAAAGCACGAGAACCATTAGCAGAACTGGTGGTTGGTGCAGTCAAACAGGTAGAAGATGACGGTGAAATCGACCAGGATCACATCAAAATCGAGAAGAAAGACGGAGCAACCATCGATGACTCCCAGCTCGTAAACGGTGTCATAATCGACAAAGAACCAGTACATCCTGGAATGCCTAAAAAAGTGGAAGACGCAAGGATCGCATTATTAAACAGTGCCATTGAAGTTAAAGAAACCGAAGTGGACGCTGAAATCCGAATCACTGACCCTGCCCAGATGCAGGCTTTCATTGAACAGGAAGAACAGATGATCAAGGACATGGTTAACAAAATAGCCGATGCCGGAGCAACTGTACTCTTCTGTCAGAAAGGAATTGACGACCTGGCACAGCACTACCTGGCCAAAGCAGGAATCATGGCAGTGCGCAGAGTCAAAAAATCAGACATGGAAAAACTCGCCCGGGCAACCGGAGCCACCGTAGTTTCCAACATCGAAGACCTGGACTTCGAAGACCTGGGACTAGCAGGATCCGTAGCTGAAAAGAAAATCTCCGGCGAAGCAATGATCTTCGTGGAAGACTGCAAAGACCCAAAATCAGTAACCCTCCTCATCCGCGGTTCAACCCAGCACGTGGTAGATGAAATCGAAAGAGCAATCGAAGACGCCATTGGCGTAGTTGCTGCAACCATCGAGGACGGTAAAGTTGTTTCTGGTGGAGGAGCTGCAGAAATCTCCATAGCCAAAGGACTCAAAGAATACGCTGACACCATCAGCGGCCGTGAACAACTAGCTGTTACTGCATTCGCAGAAGCACTGGAAGTAGTGCCAAAAACCCTGGCTGAAAACGCAGGACTGGACAGCATCGACGCTCTGGTAGACCTACGAGCAGCCCATGAAAAATCATTGTACATGGGACTCAACGTATTCACAGGCGACGTAACCGACATGTACCGTGCCGGAGTCATTGAACCTCACCGAGTCAAAAAACAGGCCATCCAATCCGCAGCAGAAGCCGCAGAAATGATCCTAAGGATTGACGACGTCATTGCATCCACTGGTGCAGGTAAAGAACCTGACATGGGTGGAATGGAAGGAATGGGCGGAATGCCTGGTGGAATGCCACCAATGATGTAA